A segment of the Candidatus Neomarinimicrobiota bacterium genome:
GGAGTTTTTCAGCCGGTTCGCCAATGATTTCGCCCAGGCGCCTCTCAACCGCCATATGGATGTCCTCATCCCCGCTCTCTGGGAAAGCGCTCCCTTTTACTGACAGTTCACGATCAATTAGGTCAAGTCCTTTGAGAATGGCAGCCACATCATCAGCCGTCAAGGCCCCGCCCTTGCGCAGCGCCCGGGCCCATACCCGGGAAACGTCCAGATCGTGGACCCCGAGCCGCCAGTCAAAATGCGCGCTCCGATTCAAGGCATCAATTTCCGGTGCCAGGTCCATGCTGAATCGTTCCCGCCAAACTTTACCGCCCATAATTAGTCCCTCTTGAAGCTCTTAAAATAGTCCGTCGCCCGGTATTTGCCCTTCTTAACGCCAGCCTCGGAAAGCAGGGCCTCTACCTTGCCGGGTAAGCCGAACAGATTGATGAAACCTTCGGCATCACTTTGATCGTAGACATCCTCCTTGCCGAATGTAGCCAGATCTTCGCGGTAAAGGGAGTAGACAGAGCGGCGGCCGGCGACTAGGCAATGACCCTTGTACAGTTTCATGCGAACAGTGCCGCTGACATATTTTTGCATGGCCGTTACAAAAGCATCCAGGCTTTCCCGTAGGGGCGTAAACCACTGTCCACGATAGACAATGCTCGCATATTCTTCGGCTATGATATCTTTGTAGTGCTGTGACTCATTATCCAGGGTCAAGGCTTCCAGTTCACGATGGGCTGTTGTCAGGATGGTGCCCCCCGGCGTTTCGTAAATACCGCGGGATTTCAGGCCCACTACCCGATTTTCCACCATGTCCACAACGCCTATGCCATGCCTTCCGCCAACCTCGTTGAGCTGGAGGAGCATATCGACAACTGACAGGCGATCTCCATCCAGTGCCACCAGTTGACCCTCCTCGAAGGTTAGAACGATATATTCCGCCTCGTCGGGTGTTTGAGAAATCGGCCGGGTCCGTTTCAGGAGCCCGTCATCCATTTCCGTCCAAGGGTCTTCCAGTGGCCCCCCTTCGTGAGACGTGTGCCAGATGTTTTCATCGTGGCTGTAAATATCGTCTGCCGTCGCGGATACCGGTATGCTTCGTGCCCGGGCGTATTCGATGGCTTCCTCTCTGGAGGCAATGTCCCACTGCCGCCAGGGGGCGATGATTTTTAATCGCGGCTCAAGGGCCATATAGGCCAGCTCGAACCGAACCTGGTCGTTCCCCTTGCCCGTGCACCCGTGGGCCACGGCGTCTGCGCCGATCTCTTTGGCCAGCTTGACTTGCTGCTGGGCGATAAGTGGCCTCGACATACTGGTACCCAGGAGGTATTTGCGCTCGTATACGGCGCCAGCCCGCACAGTTGGCCAAACGAAGTCCTTGAGAAAGACCTCGCACAAGTCTTCCACAACAACCTCATCTGCTCCCGTTGCCTTAGCTTTTGCGCGCACGGCATCCAGGTCGTCATTCTGGCCCACATTGGCCACATAGGCGACGACTTCGCAGCGGTACCGTTCCTTCAGCCACGGTATAATGATGCTCGTGTCCAGTCCACCTGAATATGCCAGGACGACTTTTGATATGGGCTCATTCATGATTGTGCTCCTGTAAATGTTTTCAAAAAAAAGCCCCAGGTCTGATTCCC
Coding sequences within it:
- a CDS encoding argininosuccinate synthase, with translation MYRSTIMNEPISKVVLAYSGGLDTSIIIPWLKERYRCEVVAYVANVGQNDDLDAVRAKAKATGADEVVVEDLCEVFLKDFVWPTVRAGAVYERKYLLGTSMSRPLIAQQQVKLAKEIGADAVAHGCTGKGNDQVRFELAYMALEPRLKIIAPWRQWDIASREEAIEYARARSIPVSATADDIYSHDENIWHTSHEGGPLEDPWTEMDDGLLKRTRPISQTPDEAEYIVLTFEEGQLVALDGDRLSVVDMLLQLNEVGGRHGIGVVDMVENRVVGLKSRGIYETPGGTILTTAHRELEALTLDNESQHYKDIIAEEYASIVYRGQWFTPLRESLDAFVTAMQKYVSGTVRMKLYKGHCLVAGRRSVYSLYREDLATFGKEDVYDQSDAEGFINLFGLPGKVEALLSEAGVKKGKYRATDYFKSFKRD